In Sordaria macrospora chromosome 5, complete sequence, a single window of DNA contains:
- a CDS encoding mitochondrial 37S ribosomal protein mS33 yields MSVPQARLLQLVKARCELFSTTFNPERVRTGNKILRQRLKGPALVAYYPRKNVGIRDLQKEFGTLGLEVDDEVDEDRLEHLAALRARDKGAPKKKRTAPSAADSKGKKK; encoded by the exons ATGTCGGTCCCACAGGCGCGGTTACTGCAACTTGTGAAG GCTCGTTGCGAGCTCTTCTCGACGACTTTCAACCCCGAAAGAGTCCGCACCGGCAACAAGATCCTCCGCCAGCGACTCAAGGGCCCGGCGCTCGTGGCCTACTACCCTCGCAAGAACGTCGGTATCCGCGACCTCCAGAAGGAGTTCGGTActcttggtcttgaggtGGACGATGAGGTCGATGAGGATCGCTTGGAGCACTTGGCAGC TCTGAGAGCCCGCGACAAGGGAGCGcccaaaaagaagaggacaGCTCCCTCTGCGGCCG ATtcgaagggaaagaagaaataA